The Corynebacterium poyangense genome includes a window with the following:
- the trpB gene encoding tryptophan synthase subunit beta, with product MTTNFDEQSVLPAGPVQEGKLTLLPAYFGEFGGQFVPESLIPALDQLEQAFVDATHDPEFQAEFARYMRDYLGRPTPITECQNLPAAGKGKGYARIFLKREDLVHGGAHKTNQVIGQALLAKRMGKTRIIAETGAGQHGTATALACSLLGLECVIYMGAEDVERQQPNVYRMELMGAKVIPVDSGSGTLKDAVNEALRDWTATFHESHYLLGTAAGPHPFPTIVREFHRVISREARRQMIERIGELPDVVVACVGGGSNAIGMFADFIEDDSVELVGTEPGGEGMDTGRHGATISNGSIGILHGARSYLMRNTDGQVEESYSISAGLDYPGVGPQHAYLHQSGRAKYVAISDAEALEAFQLLSLKEGIIPALESSHALAYALKRARSAEEESKKITILVSLSGRGDKDIAHVRRTLEDNPELRIKEEQ from the coding sequence ATGACAACTAATTTCGATGAACAATCCGTTCTTCCCGCTGGTCCCGTACAGGAAGGAAAACTCACGCTACTTCCTGCTTACTTTGGAGAATTTGGAGGGCAATTTGTACCGGAATCCTTGATTCCTGCCCTCGACCAGCTAGAGCAAGCGTTTGTAGACGCCACTCATGATCCAGAATTCCAGGCTGAATTTGCCCGCTATATGCGAGATTATCTCGGGCGGCCTACACCCATTACAGAGTGTCAAAATCTTCCGGCGGCAGGTAAGGGGAAAGGTTATGCTCGGATTTTCCTCAAACGAGAAGACCTAGTTCACGGCGGTGCCCATAAAACTAATCAGGTCATTGGCCAAGCACTACTTGCCAAAAGAATGGGGAAAACCCGGATTATTGCGGAAACAGGTGCCGGCCAACATGGTACTGCCACGGCCTTAGCTTGCTCCTTGCTGGGGCTTGAATGCGTCATCTACATGGGTGCTGAAGATGTCGAGCGTCAGCAGCCAAATGTGTACCGGATGGAACTCATGGGCGCGAAGGTCATTCCCGTAGACTCCGGGTCAGGAACTCTGAAGGATGCCGTCAATGAGGCTCTTCGAGATTGGACTGCTACCTTCCATGAGTCCCATTACCTCCTCGGTACGGCTGCTGGCCCTCATCCATTCCCCACCATTGTCCGGGAATTTCACCGCGTTATTTCGCGTGAAGCGCGGCGCCAAATGATAGAGAGAATCGGAGAATTGCCCGACGTCGTGGTGGCTTGCGTCGGCGGCGGCTCCAATGCCATCGGCATGTTTGCTGATTTCATTGAGGATGACTCCGTGGAATTAGTAGGAACGGAACCCGGGGGCGAGGGGATGGATACTGGCCGCCACGGCGCTACCATCTCCAATGGTTCCATCGGCATTCTCCACGGTGCTCGCAGCTATTTAATGCGGAATACCGATGGGCAAGTAGAGGAGTCTTATTCTATTTCAGCAGGCTTGGATTATCCGGGTGTTGGTCCACAACACGCATATCTCCATCAATCCGGCCGAGCAAAATATGTGGCCATCAGTGATGCGGAGGCCTTAGAAGCTTTCCAGCTTCTGTCCTTAAAGGAAGGAATAATTCCCGCCTTGGAGTCTAGCCACGCCTTAGCTTACGCGCTCAAACGGGCGCGATCTGCCGAAGAAGAATCGAAGAAGATCACGATTTTGGTTTCCTTATCTGGCCGCGGCGATAAAGATATCGCTCATGTGCGTCGGACCTTAGAGGACAACCCCGAACTCCGCATCAAGGAGGAACAATAA
- a CDS encoding mycoredoxin, with amino-acid sequence MTETPKTTEHVTIYATSWCPHCANLISELQKNNIPFDGWDVEKHEDLAEFVKSVNDGNRVVPTVLYSDGTTATNPDPADVAKKYQELSQS; translated from the coding sequence ATGACTGAGACTCCGAAAACCACCGAGCATGTGACCATATATGCCACTTCATGGTGCCCACACTGCGCGAATTTAATTAGTGAATTGCAAAAAAACAACATCCCCTTCGATGGTTGGGATGTGGAAAAGCACGAGGATTTGGCTGAGTTCGTGAAGTCTGTCAATGACGGCAATCGCGTGGTCCCGACGGTGTTATATTCCGATGGAACAACGGCCACGAACCCGGATCCTGCTGATGTCGCTAAGAAGTATCAGGAGCTTTCTCAGTCCTAG
- a CDS encoding dicarboxylate/amino acid:cation symporter — MGIKQLSSSLLFRVLVAIILGVVCSLFFPEWLARIFATFNGLFGNFLNFFVPVLIFALITPAIAGLGRGAGKWLGITTGIAYISTIISGFIAYGLSVWLYPILLKGQDLVAAVDIEKGAISPYFTVEMPAPFEVMSALLLAFAVGLAMTVVKSDTLYEAAQDLQRVVMKVIESFIIPLLPVFIYGMFLTLGMNGNLTHTLVTFAKVLILATVMTVLYVIAQYLLAGAVVGTNPFRALKNMLPAYATALGTSSSAATIPVTYQCARKNGVEANVAGFVIPLCATIHLAGSMMKIGLFAYSILYMTGTHLSPALAVGFILMLGITMIAAPGVPGGAIMAAVGLLQSMLGFDADQVALMIAAYIAIDSFGTAANVTGDGAIALLVNRFAKDQLPTTAGSSEAEVEENPQRENAK; from the coding sequence ATGGGTATCAAACAACTCAGCTCCTCCCTGCTCTTTCGGGTGCTAGTGGCAATAATCTTAGGCGTTGTGTGTAGCCTGTTTTTCCCTGAATGGCTCGCCCGAATTTTCGCTACTTTTAACGGGCTTTTCGGCAATTTCTTGAACTTTTTTGTCCCTGTTCTGATCTTTGCCTTAATTACTCCCGCCATCGCTGGCCTCGGGCGCGGCGCTGGAAAGTGGCTAGGAATCACCACCGGTATCGCCTATATTTCTACAATTATTTCTGGATTTATCGCCTACGGCCTCTCGGTGTGGCTCTATCCCATCCTCTTGAAAGGTCAAGATTTAGTGGCTGCGGTGGATATCGAAAAAGGAGCGATTTCGCCCTATTTCACCGTTGAGATGCCGGCGCCTTTTGAGGTGATGTCTGCTCTGCTTTTGGCATTCGCCGTAGGTTTAGCGATGACGGTGGTGAAGTCCGATACCTTGTATGAGGCTGCGCAAGACCTTCAGCGAGTGGTGATGAAGGTTATTGAGTCCTTCATTATTCCGCTTCTTCCGGTGTTCATCTACGGCATGTTCTTGACATTAGGGATGAACGGAAACCTCACCCACACTTTGGTGACCTTCGCGAAGGTTCTTATCCTCGCCACCGTCATGACAGTCCTTTATGTTATTGCCCAGTATCTTTTAGCAGGGGCGGTTGTTGGCACAAATCCCTTCCGGGCTTTGAAGAATATGCTTCCGGCCTATGCCACGGCTCTAGGTACTTCTTCTTCGGCAGCTACGATTCCGGTGACGTATCAGTGTGCTCGGAAAAACGGCGTAGAAGCCAATGTGGCTGGATTTGTTATTCCGCTGTGTGCCACCATTCACCTCGCTGGGTCGATGATGAAGATCGGGTTGTTTGCCTATTCCATTCTCTATATGACGGGCACTCATCTCTCTCCTGCCTTAGCAGTGGGATTTATTTTGATGCTGGGTATCACCATGATTGCCGCGCCGGGAGTTCCGGGCGGTGCAATTATGGCGGCTGTCGGCCTATTGCAGAGCATGTTGGGATTTGACGCAGACCAGGTTGCCCTGATGATTGCTGCATATATTGCTATTGACTCTTTTGGTACGGCAGCCAATGTGACGGGCGACGGAGCAATTGCGTTGCTGGTTAATCGCTTTGCGAAAGATCAGCTACCAACGACAGCGGGCTCTTCGGAGGCGGAGGTAGAAGAGAATCCTCAGCGAGAAAACGCCAAGTAG
- a CDS encoding Rieske (2Fe-2S) protein, with protein MTQQSSPNSQPCSRRLFLVGTGTTLAGVLLAACGSDKSQELKSSDVPVGSAVIIGDLIVAQPEPGQYRAYSATCPHQGAKISQVEGNTVQCLAHNSKFSIKDGSVVSGPSKKPLSEATISVQGDNLSVS; from the coding sequence ATGACTCAGCAATCCTCACCCAATTCGCAGCCTTGTTCTCGCAGATTATTCTTAGTTGGGACAGGCACCACCCTCGCTGGGGTTCTCTTAGCAGCCTGCGGGTCAGATAAGTCTCAAGAGCTCAAATCTAGTGATGTACCGGTCGGAAGTGCCGTGATCATTGGTGACCTCATTGTTGCGCAACCTGAACCAGGTCAATATCGGGCCTATTCGGCGACGTGCCCCCATCAAGGAGCAAAAATTTCCCAGGTGGAGGGAAACACCGTGCAGTGCCTAGCGCACAACTCCAAGTTCAGCATTAAAGATGGATCTGTCGTCTCTGGCCCAAGCAAGAAACCATTAAGCGAAGCTACCATCTCGGTCCAGGGGGATAATCTTTCCGTCAGCTAA
- the trpD gene encoding anthranilate phosphoribosyltransferase encodes MTNSSTVDGLIAYLDNPHPTVEEAVDVFTPLTVGEYDDIHIAALLCTIRTRGETFADLAGAAQAFLAAGRTFPITGKGLLDTAGTGGDHANLINITTGASLVAAAGGCKLVKVGNRSVSSQSGSADVLEAMNIPLDLDPDRAVRQFKASNFTFLFAPAYNPAVAHVQPVRRALKIPTIFNTLGPVLSPARPEFQIMGVANPQTGRMITEVFRELGRSRALVIHGAGTDELAVWGDSQVWELSPDGEIKEYLVTPDDLGVKRHHLSDLKGGDAQQNAAHLYAAFDGTGPEAHRDALAVSAGAMFYLNSMVDDFASGTAMAQKLMADGTVRDWLRTHEEANYAE; translated from the coding sequence ATGACGAACTCTTCCACAGTTGATGGCTTAATTGCTTACTTAGATAATCCGCACCCGACGGTCGAGGAAGCTGTTGATGTCTTTACCCCGCTCACGGTGGGGGAATACGACGATATCCACATTGCAGCTTTGCTCTGCACGATCCGAACTCGTGGTGAAACCTTTGCTGATCTAGCCGGGGCTGCGCAAGCTTTCCTCGCTGCTGGTCGAACCTTCCCGATCACCGGGAAGGGACTCCTAGATACAGCGGGTACCGGGGGAGACCATGCGAATCTCATTAATATCACCACCGGCGCTTCCCTCGTTGCCGCAGCGGGTGGATGCAAATTGGTGAAGGTGGGTAACCGTTCCGTGTCCTCACAGTCTGGTTCTGCCGATGTTCTCGAAGCAATGAACATTCCCCTAGATTTGGACCCGGATCGTGCTGTTCGTCAATTCAAGGCCTCTAATTTCACTTTCTTGTTTGCTCCGGCCTATAACCCCGCGGTAGCTCATGTCCAACCCGTTCGTCGAGCTCTGAAAATCCCCACGATCTTCAATACTCTTGGACCGGTATTGTCTCCTGCCCGACCGGAATTTCAAATCATGGGAGTAGCTAATCCCCAGACCGGGAGAATGATTACTGAGGTTTTCCGAGAATTAGGTCGCAGCCGCGCTTTGGTCATCCACGGGGCCGGCACCGATGAGCTTGCTGTCTGGGGAGATTCCCAAGTCTGGGAATTATCTCCTGACGGAGAAATCAAGGAATACCTGGTAACTCCGGATGATTTAGGGGTAAAACGTCATCATCTTTCCGATCTCAAAGGCGGCGACGCTCAACAAAACGCAGCCCACCTCTATGCAGCCTTTGATGGCACCGGACCAGAAGCGCATCGCGATGCTTTGGCCGTGAGCGCCGGAGCTATGTTCTATCTCAACTCTATGGTGGATGATTTTGCTTCTGGCACCGCCATGGCCCAGAAGCTTATGGCCGATGGCACAGTCCGCGACTGGCTTCGTACCCACGAGGAGGCAAATTATGCAGAATAA
- the trpCF gene encoding bifunctional indole-3-glycerol-phosphate synthase TrpC/phosphoribosylanthranilate isomerase TrpF: MMQNNIPTVLEGIVSARRRHLPDIRQRISHVDPAVLPRSQRSLFHALGGGDPQGRINQNRYIMECKSASPSLGLIRKNYSPGEIARVYSRYASAISVLCEPEKFGGDYDHLATVAASTHLPVLCKDFIIDPVQLHAARYFGADAVLLMLSVLEDQEYRELAAEADRLGLDVLTEVIDEDEVSRGTSLGAKIFGVNHRNLHDLSIDLSRSSRLARHIPPDAVLVSESGIQDHHTIRKLGGHSHAFLVGSQLTSQPDIDRAARSLVFGTHKVCGLQTPSAAQVARACGAIYGGLIFEPSSPRNVSRETAEKIISAEPGLEYVAVSRRESRWSELTFDGISVLQLHTPLHRSVAEELEFLNRVREDVGPHIRLWRAISMTEPHSADIARELSRCQDIELLVLDSQHGGSGQTFNWSSIPQEILAKSLLAGGINEDNLTAALAVGSAGIDINSGVEYPVSSGTWAHHKDAAALHRIFSIIHNDFEAKDDN; encoded by the coding sequence ATTATGCAGAATAATATTCCCACTGTCTTAGAGGGGATCGTTTCTGCCCGACGCCGCCATCTACCGGACATCCGTCAACGGATTAGTCATGTAGACCCGGCAGTATTGCCTCGTTCTCAGCGTTCGCTTTTTCACGCCCTTGGTGGCGGGGATCCTCAAGGGCGTATCAATCAGAACCGCTACATCATGGAATGCAAGTCTGCATCCCCCTCCCTGGGTTTAATCCGGAAAAATTATTCCCCAGGAGAAATTGCCCGGGTATATTCCCGCTACGCTTCTGCTATTTCGGTCCTGTGCGAACCAGAGAAGTTCGGTGGGGATTATGACCACCTCGCTACTGTTGCAGCGTCCACTCATCTTCCCGTGCTCTGTAAGGATTTCATCATTGATCCCGTGCAGCTTCACGCAGCACGTTATTTTGGGGCAGATGCTGTTTTGCTTATGCTCTCCGTCCTCGAAGATCAAGAGTATCGGGAATTAGCAGCCGAAGCTGACCGCTTAGGGCTTGATGTTCTCACCGAAGTAATCGACGAAGATGAAGTTTCACGTGGAACATCCTTAGGCGCCAAGATCTTTGGCGTCAATCACCGTAATCTGCACGATCTCAGCATCGACCTTAGCCGTTCATCGCGTTTGGCACGCCATATTCCTCCGGATGCCGTGCTGGTTTCGGAATCTGGGATTCAAGACCACCACACTATCCGGAAACTCGGTGGTCATTCTCATGCCTTCCTCGTGGGTTCCCAGTTAACGAGCCAGCCCGATATTGACCGAGCTGCTCGCTCCTTGGTCTTTGGCACCCATAAGGTCTGCGGGTTGCAAACACCCAGTGCGGCCCAAGTTGCCCGAGCCTGCGGAGCCATCTATGGTGGTCTCATTTTTGAACCAAGCTCTCCCCGCAATGTTTCACGTGAAACAGCCGAAAAAATTATAAGCGCCGAGCCTGGTTTGGAATATGTGGCGGTGTCTCGTCGAGAGTCCAGGTGGTCAGAACTCACATTCGACGGTATCTCGGTCCTGCAACTTCACACCCCACTTCATCGCTCAGTGGCTGAAGAACTGGAATTCCTCAACCGCGTCCGGGAAGACGTCGGACCGCACATCCGACTGTGGAGAGCAATATCAATGACTGAACCCCATAGTGCAGACATTGCCCGAGAACTGTCTCGCTGCCAAGACATAGAACTGCTAGTTTTGGATTCCCAGCACGGGGGAAGTGGCCAAACCTTTAATTGGTCTTCTATTCCTCAGGAGATCCTGGCGAAATCACTTCTAGCTGGAGGTATCAACGAAGATAACCTCACCGCAGCTTTAGCCGTAGGATCTGCGGGTATCGACATAAACTCCGGCGTAGAGTACCCCGTCTCTTCCGGCACGTGGGCACATCATAAAGACGCAGCTGCCCTCCACCGCATATTTAGCATTATTCACAATGATTTCGAGGCTAAAGATGACAACTAA
- a CDS encoding SdpI family protein, with amino-acid sequence MNWFLGILFLILGVAQVTFGFLAWKRKLPGNKFFGLRVPEVRKSKEIWDSAHAIAGPVWLCGGLTLLFASVIAFLAYGWLWLLTAATVLIALASLGLGANVGARTAVVMDQDMVDEDSSCCSSPGSSAPASSPKVDLDAVRKAAQAQD; translated from the coding sequence ATGAATTGGTTCCTCGGCATTCTCTTTCTCATCCTTGGCGTAGCCCAGGTGACTTTCGGTTTCCTCGCCTGGAAACGTAAGCTCCCCGGTAATAAATTCTTCGGCTTAAGGGTTCCTGAGGTCCGTAAATCCAAAGAAATCTGGGACTCCGCCCACGCCATTGCAGGACCCGTGTGGCTCTGCGGCGGTCTCACCCTCCTCTTCGCCTCCGTAATTGCTTTCCTTGCCTACGGCTGGCTCTGGTTGCTGACTGCGGCGACTGTTCTTATTGCCTTAGCTAGCCTTGGTTTAGGCGCCAATGTCGGTGCACGCACTGCCGTAGTGATGGATCAAGACATGGTCGACGAAGATTCATCATGTTGCTCTTCACCAGGTTCATCCGCCCCCGCATCCTCCCCTAAGGTTGACCTGGATGCTGTTCGCAAAGCCGCCCAGGCCCAGGACTAA
- a CDS encoding bile acid:sodium symporter family protein, whose product MVSKLKRIDPLILLIIGAVILAIILPARGLFANIFAHATSLGIALLFFLYGARLSTREALNGLKHWRLHLIILSFTFIFFPILGLLLRPLEALVGTDLYLGILFLTLVPSTVQSSVAFTSIARGNVAGAIVSASASNLAGVFLTPLLVMLLMSAGTGIHIDGSVFLDIALQLLLPFILGQLLRRWVKNFAANKATKIVDRGSIAMVVYSAFSSGVVAGIWSTISLIQLLFLVVLSIIIVALMLYLTKIIPEKLGFSREDVIAIEFCGTKKSLATGLPMVSVIFGGTTLGLLILPLMIFHQVQLMMCSWLAAKYAKAS is encoded by the coding sequence ATGGTGTCAAAGCTTAAGAGAATTGATCCTCTCATTCTGCTCATCATCGGGGCAGTTATTCTGGCCATCATTCTTCCCGCCAGGGGACTATTCGCCAATATTTTCGCCCACGCCACCAGTTTGGGCATTGCGCTCCTTTTCTTCCTATATGGAGCCCGCTTATCCACGCGCGAAGCCCTGAACGGTTTAAAGCACTGGCGGCTTCACCTGATAATTCTGAGTTTTACCTTCATTTTCTTCCCGATCCTCGGGCTGCTCCTAAGACCTTTAGAGGCTCTGGTCGGCACGGATCTTTATCTAGGAATTCTTTTCCTCACCTTGGTGCCCTCTACCGTCCAATCCTCAGTAGCATTTACCTCAATTGCGCGCGGCAATGTCGCCGGGGCCATCGTCTCAGCATCAGCCTCTAACTTAGCCGGGGTATTCCTTACGCCGCTTCTTGTCATGCTGCTCATGTCTGCTGGCACCGGCATCCATATTGATGGTTCCGTCTTCCTCGACATTGCACTTCAACTTCTCCTCCCCTTCATCCTGGGGCAGCTGCTCCGACGCTGGGTAAAGAATTTCGCTGCCAATAAAGCCACAAAGATCGTGGACCGAGGCTCCATCGCCATGGTGGTCTACTCCGCTTTTTCTTCCGGTGTCGTCGCCGGGATCTGGTCTACCATCTCACTAATACAGCTTCTTTTCCTGGTGGTACTGTCCATCATCATCGTGGCCTTGATGCTCTATCTCACGAAGATCATTCCAGAAAAATTGGGTTTCTCCAGAGAAGACGTGATAGCTATAGAATTCTGCGGGACGAAAAAGTCCTTAGCTACCGGGTTGCCAATGGTTTCAGTTATTTTCGGCGGAACCACCTTAGGATTATTGATCCTCCCACTGATGATCTTTCACCAAGTTCAGCTCATGATGTGTTCCTGGCTCGCCGCTAAATACGCCAAGGCCAGCTAA
- the trpA gene encoding tryptophan synthase subunit alpha, producing the protein MSRYDQLFSHLHRKNEGAFVPFLMLGDPNPEISMEIVRAVVEAGADALELGVPFSDPVADGPTIQKSHLRALDSGVVVDDALAQIRQIREEFPELPLGMLIYGNVAFTRGIDRFYAEFADAGADSILLPDIPVREGEPFAQAAIDAGIDPIFIAPAQASESTLAGVAALSRGYIYAISRDGVTGTERESSTTGLDQVVENIRRFHGAPILLGFGISEPQHVRDAINAGAQGAITGSAITRILEKHCSGHHPEPTQVEDLSGLLEELREYVQRMKAATK; encoded by the coding sequence ATGTCACGTTATGACCAGCTCTTTTCTCATCTACACCGCAAGAATGAGGGCGCATTTGTTCCCTTCCTCATGCTGGGCGACCCAAACCCGGAGATATCAATGGAGATTGTCCGTGCCGTGGTCGAGGCCGGTGCGGATGCTCTTGAGCTCGGTGTTCCTTTTTCGGATCCCGTCGCTGATGGTCCGACGATTCAAAAGTCACACCTTCGTGCCCTGGATAGTGGGGTAGTAGTTGATGATGCTCTAGCTCAGATTCGACAGATCCGGGAGGAATTCCCCGAGTTGCCCTTGGGGATGTTGATCTACGGCAATGTTGCTTTTACCCGCGGCATCGATAGGTTCTATGCAGAATTTGCGGATGCGGGCGCTGACTCAATTCTGCTTCCGGATATTCCGGTGCGGGAGGGTGAGCCCTTTGCCCAAGCGGCCATCGACGCAGGGATTGATCCTATTTTCATCGCTCCGGCTCAAGCCAGTGAATCTACCTTGGCGGGTGTTGCGGCTCTTTCTCGCGGCTACATTTATGCTATTTCTCGCGATGGAGTAACAGGTACCGAACGTGAATCCTCGACAACTGGTCTAGATCAGGTTGTCGAAAATATCCGACGTTTTCATGGGGCGCCTATTCTCTTGGGATTTGGCATCTCTGAGCCACAACATGTCCGTGATGCCATCAACGCTGGGGCACAAGGTGCTATCACTGGATCAGCAATCACTCGAATACTTGAAAAGCATTGTTCTGGCCACCATCCAGAACCCACACAGGTTGAGGATCTTTCGGGCTTATTGGAAGAGTTGCGGGAATATGTTCAGCGAATGAAGGCTGCCACTAAATAA
- a CDS encoding anthranilate synthase component 1, translated as MTHLHQEKPPALEVIRRSIPYQEEASALFERLGGVSATDSVLLESADITTHSGITSVMVLSASLRLSCFGQKVYVQALSPSGAALLAQLTSQLQDYQCATTLPDTSAFHFPISHAADERERLKAISTMAPLRQLQFHSGIQDSSGTMPFLAGGWAFDYLATFESLPEVAESSNTYPDYQYIMAEVLLEINHQEHTAQLTAVATADDLDRIQEQLDAIEEICSTAPAPRECFTGNMNPSPLHVHASIADEPFRSIVEDLQQEIERGEVYQILPARNFHTDCPDAFAAYKELRRTNPSPYMFYIRGSSSLEQHHPYELFGASPESNLKFTAANREVQLYPVAGTRPRGLNPDGTVNHELDIRAELYMRTDAKELAEHIMLVDLARNDLARVALPATRKVADLLHVDRYSRVMHLVSRVVATLDPEFDALDAYRACMNMGTLTGAPKLRAAELIRSVEGQRRGSYGGAVGYLRGNGDMDNCIVIRSAYVQDGKANVQAGCGVVRDSRPQAEADETLHKAYAVLHAIALATGRPLEVIR; from the coding sequence ATGACTCACCTCCATCAAGAAAAACCTCCAGCACTAGAGGTCATTCGACGCAGCATCCCTTATCAAGAAGAGGCTTCCGCATTATTCGAACGGCTCGGCGGGGTCTCGGCAACTGATTCGGTGTTATTGGAAAGCGCGGATATTACCACCCACTCCGGTATTACCTCGGTCATGGTGTTATCCGCATCTCTACGGCTAAGTTGCTTCGGCCAAAAAGTCTATGTTCAAGCTCTAAGTCCGTCGGGCGCGGCCTTATTGGCTCAGCTCACGTCTCAGCTCCAGGACTATCAATGTGCCACTACCTTGCCGGACACTAGTGCGTTCCATTTCCCGATATCACATGCCGCCGATGAGCGAGAACGTCTCAAAGCAATCAGCACTATGGCACCACTCCGACAGCTTCAATTCCATTCCGGTATTCAAGACAGCAGCGGCACCATGCCATTTTTAGCCGGCGGATGGGCTTTCGACTATCTAGCTACTTTCGAGTCACTTCCCGAAGTAGCGGAATCTAGCAATACCTATCCGGATTACCAATACATCATGGCTGAGGTTCTTCTGGAGATTAATCACCAGGAGCACACTGCACAGTTAACGGCGGTGGCCACGGCTGATGATCTTGATCGCATACAGGAACAACTGGACGCTATTGAAGAGATTTGTAGCACTGCTCCGGCTCCTCGGGAATGTTTCACGGGAAACATGAATCCATCCCCACTCCATGTCCATGCAAGTATTGCGGATGAGCCTTTCCGCTCCATCGTGGAAGATTTACAGCAGGAAATTGAGCGGGGAGAGGTCTATCAAATCCTTCCGGCCCGCAATTTCCACACGGATTGTCCTGACGCCTTCGCCGCCTATAAAGAACTGCGTCGAACTAATCCAAGTCCCTACATGTTCTATATTCGCGGCAGTTCTTCCTTAGAACAGCATCACCCCTACGAACTTTTTGGCGCCTCTCCGGAATCTAATCTTAAGTTCACCGCCGCAAACCGTGAGGTTCAGCTTTATCCCGTAGCTGGGACCCGCCCCCGCGGCCTCAACCCCGATGGCACAGTTAACCATGAACTAGATATTCGCGCCGAATTGTATATGCGCACTGATGCCAAAGAGCTCGCCGAACACATCATGCTAGTAGACCTAGCTCGGAATGATTTAGCGAGAGTAGCCCTCCCAGCTACTCGAAAGGTAGCTGATTTACTTCACGTAGATCGGTATTCCCGGGTCATGCATCTAGTCTCCCGGGTAGTAGCAACGTTGGACCCAGAGTTCGACGCCCTGGATGCTTATCGCGCATGTATGAATATGGGGACGTTAACCGGCGCGCCCAAGTTACGGGCCGCAGAATTGATCCGATCAGTAGAAGGGCAGCGTCGTGGTAGTTATGGCGGTGCTGTGGGCTACCTCCGCGGCAATGGAGATATGGACAACTGTATTGTGATCCGGTCAGCCTATGTCCAGGACGGAAAAGCGAATGTTCAAGCTGGTTGTGGGGTAGTCCGTGACTCTCGTCCCCAAGCTGAGGCCGATGAAACTTTGCACAAAGCTTACGCCGTTCTTCACGCCATAGCGCTGGCAACCGGCCGTCCATTAGAGGTGATCCGATGA
- a CDS encoding glutamine amidotransferase-related protein, with translation MSNARIILIDNRDSFVYNLVDAFATTGRECTVFRNNVDPSTVLEHHPDVICLSPGPGHPTEAGNLMAILDAALRASGPHNQGIPVLGICLGFQALLEHYGGHVAPCGAVHGIAENMTLTSAGSSHRIFEGLTLDRDPEHPEKPGQLVPVARYHSLGCTNPPAGLENLATIDTPHGAVSMAAETVQRQGPGHALGLQFHPESVLSPSGPLILQRSIDYLLRTHQS, from the coding sequence ATGAGTAACGCTCGCATTATTCTGATTGATAACCGCGATTCCTTCGTCTACAACTTGGTAGACGCCTTTGCTACAACGGGTCGCGAATGCACAGTTTTCCGCAATAACGTCGACCCTTCGACGGTCCTGGAACACCATCCCGACGTGATCTGTTTATCTCCAGGTCCTGGCCATCCCACCGAAGCGGGAAATCTCATGGCTATTCTCGATGCCGCCCTTCGGGCGTCGGGCCCCCATAATCAGGGAATACCTGTTCTGGGTATCTGCCTTGGTTTCCAGGCACTTTTGGAGCATTATGGCGGTCACGTCGCACCGTGCGGGGCAGTACATGGAATCGCTGAGAATATGACCCTCACCTCCGCAGGAAGCTCTCACCGCATTTTTGAGGGTCTCACCCTGGATCGGGATCCCGAGCACCCAGAAAAGCCTGGGCAGCTTGTCCCGGTAGCTCGCTATCACTCTTTAGGATGCACCAACCCTCCAGCCGGTTTAGAAAATCTAGCGACTATTGATACACCTCATGGTGCAGTCAGTATGGCTGCAGAAACGGTTCAACGCCAAGGGCCAGGTCATGCTCTGGGGCTTCAATTTCATCCCGAGAGTGTCTTGAGCCCCTCGGGGCCCCTGATCCTACAAAGAAGTATTGATTATCTCCTCCGCACGCATCAGAGCTAA